GAAGATGACTCCTGTCGAGGACTCCAACGTGGGGCTCATAGGTCTCCCTCCTGCTAGAGTGAATGGATCCCTGCATTCTAGAGGAGAGATAAACTGCGTATGGTCTCGCTTCCGCTTATACTATGGCAGCGAATTTGCCAGTCGCGTCATGGATGCCTGGGCCTATCGCCACGACATTCACCTCGACTTTATTCGACCAGGCAAGCCGGTCGAGAATGGGTTCATCGAGAGTTTTAATGGGCGGCTTCGCGATGAATGTCTGAATGTGGAAGTCTTCTTCACGCTTGACGGTGCGCGGGAGACGTTGGCGCGGTGGCAGGCAGACTACAATCTCTGCCGCCCACACAGTGCACTGGAAGATCAGGCACCGGCAGCCTTTGCGGCGGAGTGGGCCATGACCGACAATACCGCCGGCGAGTCCCCTGAATTATTGGAGACCGTCACGTGAGCTATGCTAGGTTCGCATCGCCGCATAGGCGGCTTAAACCGATCACGCCC
This genomic window from Nitrospira sp. CR1.1 contains:
- a CDS encoding transposase: KMTPVEDSNVGLIGLPPARVNGSLHSRGEINCVWSRFRLYYGSEFASRVMDAWAYRHDIHLDFIRPGKPVENGFIESFNGRLRDECLNVEVFFTLDGARETLARWQADYNLCRPHSALEDQAPAAFAAEWAMTDNTAGESPELLETVT